Proteins encoded within one genomic window of Brassica rapa cultivar Chiifu-401-42 chromosome A09, CAAS_Brap_v3.01, whole genome shotgun sequence:
- the LOC103838218 gene encoding regulatory protein NPR1, translating into MDSFAGFGNSYEFSSTSFFFTAPTDSSILYAPTAPDASALRLLSNSLESVFDSPESFYSDAKLVLSGGREVSFHRVLLAARSPFFRNALTTAVVKLELKEIAKDHVVGVDSVVAVLAYIYSGRVKPPPKGVSECADESCGHVSCRPAVDFMVEVLYLASVFEIHELATLYQRHLLDVVDKVVVIEDTLLVLKLSSICGEACKKLTDRCLKIIVKSDVDLVTLDKSLPQHIVKEIVKLRNDLGFEVPELEKHVLNIYKALDSDDVELVKMLLTEGHTNLDDAYALHFAVKYCDVKTANDLLDLEIADVNLRNPRGYTVLHVAAMRKEPDLILSLLTKGSRASETSFEGRTALLIAKQVTMAAEYNNLAEQCKPSLKGRICVEILEQADKGDPFPRDVSPSLAMADHELKMRLLDLENRVALAQRLFPTEAQVAMNIAQVKGTSEFTVSSLDPDYLIGAKRTSPFKILEEHQSRLKALSKTVELGKRFFPRCSAVLDQIMDCDDLTQLACGEGDTPEKRLQKKQRYMEIQETVKKAFTEDKEEHGNSSLSASSSSTFKSIARKRSKLYHRRR; encoded by the exons ATGGATTCCTTTGCTGGATTCGGCAATTCTTATGAATTCAGCAGCACTAGCTTCTTCTTCACCGCACCCACCGACTCATCTATTCTTTATGCCCCCACCGCACCCGATGCATCGGCGCTACGACTTCTCTCCAACAGCCTCGAGTCCGTCTTTGACTCGCCGGAGTCTTTCTACAGCGACGCCAAGCTTGTCCTCTCCGGCGGACGGGAAGTATCCTTCCACCGCGTTCTTCTCGCAGCGAGGAGCCCCTTCTTCAGAAACGCGCTGACCACCGCCGTCGTGAAGCTCGAGCTGAAGGAGATCGCCAAGGATCACGTCGTCGGCGTTGACTCGGTGGTTGCCGTTTTAGCGTACATTTACAGCGGCAGAGTGAAGCCGCCGCCGAAAGGAGTCTCCGAATGCGCAGACGAGAGTTGCGGCCACGTGTCCTGCCGGCCGGCGGTGGACTTCATGGTGGAGGTTCTGTATTTAGCTTCCGTCTTCGAGATTCATGAACTAGCTACGCTCTACCAGAGGCATTTACTGGACGTTGTAGACAAAGTTGTTGTAATAGAGGACACGTTGCTCGTACTCAAGCTTTCTAGTATCTGTGGTGAAGCTTGCAAGAAGCTAACAGATAGATGCTTAAAGATTATCGTCAAGTCTGATGTCGACTTAGTTACTCTTGACAAGTCATTGCCGCAACACATCGTCAAAGAGATAGTTAAACTCCGTAACGATCTCGGCTTTGAGGTGCCTGAGCTAGAGAAACATGTCTTGAATATATACAAGGCACTTGACTCTGATGACGTCGAGCTTGTTAAAATGCTTTTGACTGAAGGCCACACTAATCTTGATGATGCCTACGCTCTTCATTTCGCTGTTAAGTATTGCGATGTCAAGACCGCGAATGATCTCCTTGACCTAGAGATTGCCGATGTCAACCTTAGGAATCCGAGGGGATACACGGTGCTTCATGTTGCCGCCATGCGCAAGGAGCCTGATCTGATCCTATCTCTGTTGACAAAAGGGTCACGTGCATCGGAAACGTCTTTCGAAGGTAGAACGGCTCTCTTGATTGCGAAGCAAGTCACTATGGCGGCTGAGTATAATAATCTTGCGGAGCAATGCAAGCCTTCTCTGAAAGGTAGGATATGCGTAGAGATACTAGAGCAAGCGGACAAAGGAGATCCATTTCCTAGAGATGTTTCTCCCTCTCTTGCAATGGCGGACCATGAACTCAAGATGAGGCTGCTCGATCTTGAAAACAGAG TTGCACTGGCTCAACGTCTCTTCCCTACGGAAGCACAAGTTGCAATGAATATCGCCCAAGTGAAGGGAACATCCGAGTTCACTGTGTCTAGCCTCGACCCTGACTATCTCATTGGTGCAAAGAGAACATCACCTTTTAAAATCCTAGAAGAGCATCAAAGCAGATTAAAAGCGCTTTCTAAAACTG TGGAACTGGGGAAACGCTTCTTCCCACGATGTTCGGCAGTACTTGATCAGATTATGGACTGTGACGATTTGACTCAGCTGGCTTGCGGAGAAGGCGACACTCCTGAGAAAAGACTACAAAAGAAGCAGAGGTACATGGAAATACAGGAGACTGTGAAGAAGGCCTTTACTGAGGACAAGGAGGAACATGGTAATTCCTCTctctcagcttcttcttcttccacgtTCAAATCAATAGCTAGAAAGAGGTCTAAACTCTACCATCGGCGTCGCTGA